The Candidatus Dormiibacterota bacterium genome segment CGCTACGACCGATCAAGGCGCGTGGTTCGTCACCGCCTACATCATTGCGAACGTCATCGTGATCCCGCTCTCACCGTGGTTTATCACGTTGCTCGGACGGCGTAACTATTTCGCGCTTTCGATCGCGGGATTCACGGTGGTTTCCGTATTGTGCGGCCTCGCTAACGACACGACGACCGAGATCGCGCTACGATTCATTCAAGGTGCGTTCGGCGGCGGATTAATGGTGCCGGCGCAACAGATCATCCGCGACACGTTCCCACCAAATCTGCTCGGCAAGAGCCAATCGCTGTTCGCGCTCGCCGTCGTCATCGGCCCCACGATCGGCCCAACCCTCGGTGGATTGCTGACCGATCAAGCCTCGTGGCGCTGGGTGTTCTTCATCAACGTGCTGCCGGGCATCGCGGCAACGATCTTGGTGATGCTATTCGTGCGCGACCCGGAGCGCCCGCGACGGATGTCGTTCGACTTCTTCGGCGTCGGACTACTCGCGGTCGGCCTAGGCGCATTGCAGTACGTCCTTGACGAAGGCGAACGCGACGGCTGGTTTAGCGATAGCAATATCGTGATGCTTGCGGCCCTCTCGTTCCTAGCGCTGCTCGCCTTCACGCTCTGGGAACTCTACGGCGCGAAAAACCCCGGCGTCGCGCTGCGCGTATTCGGCCAACGCTCCGTATGGGCGCTCGCCGTCATCAATTTTGCCGTCGGCGGCGCGATCTTCGGATTGGTGTTCATCCAGCCGCAGTACACGCAAGAGTCGCTCGGCTTTACCACGACGCTCGCCGGCATGTTGCTGATGGTGCGAGCCGGCACGATCGCGATACTCTATCCGATTACCACGTGGGTTGTTTCCCAACCGCGAATCGATCTGCGCGCCGTCGCTGCCGCAGGCATCTTCGTCGCCGGGCTCGCCACATGGCTGCAGACCTATCAGATGACGACCAACTCCTCATTCCTAACGTTCGTCCTCACGCAGATGCTCAGCGGGGTCGGCTTCGCCTTCGTGTTCGTACCGCTCAACGTCGTACTCTTCAAAGCCGTCGTCCCATCAACGATTCCAGCAGCGCTCGCGCTGACGCGACTCGCCCAACAAATCGGCGCCTCGGTGGGATCGGCATA includes the following:
- a CDS encoding DHA2 family efflux MFS transporter permease subunit, with the protein product MSNVVEYGARRAAVVTAVMLAALMQLADTTIVNVALPTIDGSLGATTDQGAWFVTAYIIANVIVIPLSPWFITLLGRRNYFALSIAGFTVVSVLCGLANDTTTEIALRFIQGAFGGGLMVPAQQIIRDTFPPNLLGKSQSLFALAVVIGPTIGPTLGGLLTDQASWRWVFFINVLPGIAATILVMLFVRDPERPRRMSFDFFGVGLLAVGLGALQYVLDEGERDGWFSDSNIVMLAALSFLALLAFTLWELYGAKNPGVALRVFGQRSVWALAVINFAVGGAIFGLVFIQPQYTQESLGFTTTLAGMLLMVRAGTIAILYPITTWVVSQPRIDLRAVAAAGIFVAGLATWLQTYQMTTNSSFLTFVLTQMLSGVGFAFVFVPLNVVLFKAVVPSTIPAALALTRLAQQIGASVGSAYAATLLDRGFAIAQNALAGSVSLGRASVQQFLAAHGPHALGTLEGLVAAQAANISAAQATKFFALATMCATALPFLLARSREHHEALATPPVRTERGAIDTPRKRVVATR